Proteins encoded by one window of Arachis ipaensis cultivar K30076 chromosome B04, Araip1.1, whole genome shotgun sequence:
- the LOC110270535 gene encoding uncharacterized protein LOC110270535 translates to MRYIRWRNWERGDRVCRYLKLAHFRKALDDLQEGQFLWVAYSVDRVDPDIIPVDIYLHSVIWSATVLLVSFECIEWHATDRFRRQFGFVQGVPHLERNLDRTHGEVLIGPKNLNWATATNHSFWVMQWTNRYNHVLTEEPMAPQQPLDTYMYWYRSKYGYHLNLSDLVVQEDVEGDQVMDDENEEQEPQSPPPPPQSPPPPPSPPPPPPPEEQRHSTSQYVPQTQFTTSFPIHQQHWVMSQFDSGDGGSFS, encoded by the exons ATGCGTTATATTAGGTGGCGTAATTGGGAGCGTGGAGACCGAGTCTGTAGATATCTTAAGCTTGCTCATTTTAGGAAGGCCTTAGATGATCTTCAGGAAGGCCAG TTTTTGTGGGTTGCATATTCTGTTGATCGTGTTGATCCGGACATAATTCCTGTAGACATCTACCTGCACTCGGTGATTTGGAGTGCAACGGTTCTGTTGGTATCTTTTGAGTGTATTGAATGGCATGCTACCGACAGGTTTAGACGACAATTCGGTTTCGTTCAGGGAGTTCCTCATCTGGAACGGAATCTAGACCGGACACACGGAGAAGTCTTAATTGGTCCTAAGAATCTGAACTGGGCCACAGCCACGAATCATTCATTTTGGGTGATGCAGTGGACAAACAGGTATAATCACGTTCTTACTGAGGAACCCATGGCTCCACAGCAGCCATTAGATACTTATATGTACTGGTACCGTTCAAAGTATGGCTATCACTTGAACTTGTCGGATCTTGTGGTCCAAGAGGATGTTGAGGGTGACCAGGTTATGGATGATGAAAATGAAGAGCAGGAGCCACAGTCACCGCCGCCTCCACCGCAATCTCCACCTCCACCGCCatctccacctccacctccaccgcCAGAAGAACAACGTCATTCCACAAGCCAATATGTACCTCAGACACAGTTTACTACGTCGTTCCCGATACATCAGCAACATTGGGTTATGTCACAGTTTGACTCAGGGGACGGAGGTTCTTTTAGCTAG
- the LOC110271430 gene encoding uncharacterized protein LOC110271430: MVGEARRGVEAAGEVREEGCAQVASVEEGCVMVSEAWRGIMAAVLAEVSFVADGEFAVGIEFSSRKAVIKAMKEYTLRRSVDYQVYESESLTFYAKCTQYGSGCDWLIRVSMISRKYCWVIRRYNSSHTCTRATISQDHSKLDSNTIVEAIKPLVEADPSLKVKSVIAEVQSKFNYTVSYRKTWLAKQKSVEKIFGGWEAPYEALPIWFETMCHKESSAVVHFETMPAYQGDDLVTDIRDGNNNIVPIAFAIVEEETSDAWHFFLSNLRQHVVTRDGVRLISDRHDSIVERSNGAWSPPKAFHMFCIRYSRTVREYEVWYQRLRERGEAYTNWLDRIPREQYVLAFDSGYRWGHMTTNLVECINSVLKSARNLPITALVKATFYRLNELFTRKRAEAEARINAGHVYVHDVFKMDQVRRVYRARFRPLGNPTMWPSYNGPRFVPNPYLRHVSKGRPRMTRFLNEMVTQMLRRPRRCRQCGAEGHSRSRCPQGGGPGTDHNAQ, translated from the exons TATGGCTGCCGTCCTGGCAGAAGTTTCTTTTGTCGCAGATGGTGAATTCGCTGTGGGGATAGAATTCAGTTCTAGGAAAGCTGTTATTAAGGCGATGAAGGAGTATACCCTCCGAAGAAGTGTAGACTACCAGGTGTACGAATCGGAGTCGTTGACATTTTATGCGAAGTGTACACAGTACGGGTCagggtgtgattggcttatcagagTTAGCATGATCAGCAGAAAGTACTGTTGGGTTATTAGGAGGTACAACAGCAGTCACACTTGTACCAGAGCAACCATTTCTCAGGATCATTCGAAGCTGGATTCAAATACAATTGTAGAAGCCATAAAGCCGTTGGTTGAGGCTGACCCCTCGTTAAAGGTAAAATCAGTTATTGCTGAAGTGCAGTCGAAGTTCAACTACACCGTCAGTTATCGGAAAACTtggttggctaagcaaaagtCAGTTGAGaaaatatttggaggttgggaaGCACCGTACGAAGCGTTGCCCATATGGTTCGAGACCATGTGTCATAAGGAGTCGTCAGCTGTTGTAcattttgagactatgcctgCATATCAAGGGGATGACTTGGTAACTGATATCCGG GATGGTAACAACAATATCGTCCCGATTGCATTTGCTATTGTCGAGGAAGAGACTTCTGATGCGTGGCACTTTTTTCTTAGTAACCTGCGTCAACATGTTGTGACTCGGGATGGTGTCAGACTTATATCAGACCGACATGATTCCATTGTGGAACGCAGTAACGGAGCTTGGTCACCTCCTAAAGCTTTTCACATGTTTTGCATCAG ATATTCGAGGACGGTTCGCGAGTATGAAGTGTGGTACCAGCGTTTGAGAGAGCGGGGTGAGGCGTACACTAACTGGTTAGACCGTATACCCCGTGAACAGTATGTGTTGGCATTCGACAGTGGTTACCGATGGGGTCACATGACGACTAATCTAGTGGAATGCATCAACTCAGTCTTGAAAAGTGCACGCAATCTCCCCATCACTGCACTTGTGAAAGCAACATTCTACAGACTTAATGAGTTGTTCACACGAAAAAGAGCCGAGGCAGAGGCTAGGATCAATGCTGGCCAT GTGTATGTGCATGATGTTTTTAAGATGGACCAAGTTAGACGCGTTTATCGGGCTAGGTTTAGGCCACTCGGGAATCCAACTATGTGGCCTTCTTATAATGGTCCTCGATTCGTACCGAATCCGTATCTGAGACACGTTTCCAAAGGTCGCCCCAGGATGACgcgcttcttgaatgagatggtCACACAGATGTTACGTCGTCCAAGGCGATGTAGGCAATGTGGGGCTGAGGGACACAGTCGTAGTAGATGCCCTCAGGGAGGTGGTCCAGGTACTGACCATAATGCGCAATAG